In candidate division TA06 bacterium, a genomic segment contains:
- a CDS encoding SocA family protein translates to MLIDHSREKLLNAAIYFAKHTKYCGMTKLMKLFAFLDFIHFRQTGRSVTGLEYYAWKRGPIPASFWSELKDQKEPDIVSDKISWRKYFG, encoded by the coding sequence ATGTTAATAGATCATAGCCGTGAAAAATTATTGAATGCCGCAATTTATTTTGCAAAACACACAAAATATTGTGGCATGACAAAACTTATGAAACTTTTTGCCTTTTTGGATTTTATTCATTTTAGACAAACAGGCAGAAGCGTTACAGGGCTTGAATATTATGCATGGAAAAGAGGGCCGATACCTGCAAGCTTTTGGAGTGAATTAAAAGACCAAAAAGAACCGGATATAGTTTCGGATAAAATATCATGGCGAAAATACTTTGGATAG